The following are encoded in a window of Coregonus clupeaformis isolate EN_2021a chromosome 34, ASM2061545v1, whole genome shotgun sequence genomic DNA:
- the LOC121549864 gene encoding interferon regulatory factor 8-like isoform X2, which yields MFRIPWKHAGKQDFRSEEDGAIFKAWAVFKGKLSEGGRVDPASWKTRLRCALNKSPEFREVPERSQLDISEPYKVYCLVPINEQALGSVQIKGRARARGRKRRSSDSDSEEEVKEEEEEVMVKQTKKEVITPPITMSVQEIEESVLTLQQDQFDQPLVILKSDGTVDEIQVNVTIETVPPPGARDSFHVLVKYIGQEVLKREVIGSDVRIAYLPSSPIPPTLMMGGFPRIPLPDSPSTLTSSPGIGPRLQALSTLLPFMEKGVILTSTGAGVYAKRYCQGRVFWTGPHSTTTGPHKMNRAVEPVLLFDREAFRTELDHFRSYGGDPPQCGITLCFGEEFSATEDPSSKLIITQITLPWAQQQVKEAEDFRESMTYLRDIASQSGDVTINLVPVPYP from the exons ATGTTCCGTATCCCCTGGAAACACGCTGGGAAACAGGACTTCCGCAGTGAAGAGGATGGTGCCATCTTCAAG GCATGGGCAGTGTTTAAGGGGAAGTTATCCGAAGGGGGTCGTGTGGACCCTGCCTCCTGGAAGACCCGGCTGCGCTGTGCTCTCAATAAGAGCCCAGAGTTCAGAGAGGTCCCCGAGAGGTCACAGCTAGACATCTCCGAACCATACAAGGTTTACTGCCTTGTACCCATCAATGAacaag CGTTGGGGAGTGTTCAAATAAAGGGCAGAGCCAGAgcaagagggaggaagaggaggagtagcgATTCAGACAGCgaggaggaggtgaaggaggaggaggaggaggttatggtcAAACAGACGAAAAAGGAGGTCATCACCCCCCCGATCACCATG TCTGTTCAGGAGATTGAGGAAAGTGTTCTTACCCTCCAGCAAGACCAGTTCGATCAGCCCTTGGTCATCCTGAAGAGTGATGGGA CGGTCGATGAGATCCAGGTGAACGTCACGATTGAGACCGTTCCTCCCCCTGGAG CACGGGACTCGTTCCATGTCTTAGTGAAATACATAGGACAGGAGGTGCTTAAACGTGAGGTCATAGGCAGCGATGTCCGAATCGCCTACCTGCCCTCATCGCCCATCCCCCCCACCCTGATGATGGGTGGCTTCCCCCGCATCCCCCTCCCAGACTCCCCCTCCACCCTGACCTCCAGCCCTGGCATCGGGCCCCGGCTCCAGGCCCTCTCCACCCTGCTGCCCTTCATGGAGAAAGGGGTGATCCTGACTTCAACGGGGGCAGGGGTCTATGCTAAGCGCTACTGCCAGGGCCGGGTGTTCTGGACAGGGCCACATTCAACCACGACGGGACCCCACAAGATGAACCGTGCTGTGGAGCCCGTGCTGCTCTTTGACAGAGAGGCTTTCAGAACGG AGCTGGACCACTTCCGCAGTTACGGGGGAGACCCTCCTCAGTGTGGCATCACCTTGTGTTTCGGAGAGGAGTTCAGTGCCACAGAGGACCCGTCCAGCAAACTCATCATCACACAG ATAACCCTACCCTGGGCTCAGCAGCAGGTCAAGGAAGCTGAAGACTTCCGGGAGTCAATGACCTACCTACGCGACATAGCCAGCCAATCAGGAGATGTCACCATCAACCTGGTACCAGTGCCTTACCCCTGA
- the LOC121549865 gene encoding ER membrane protein complex subunit 9-like, with protein MGEVELSCLAYVKMYLHACLFPRCSVNGLLLSSSPAGGAVCVTDCVPLLHSHLPLAPITQLALTQVDVWCAQTQQRIVGYYQANACVSDSSPTPCALKIADKIAEQCNNAVLLMIDSGKMSPDYRVPPIVMYERKDTRWTLKDKHMIMLRQWEETREIASQLLVSGDHSLLVDFDSHLDDITRDWTNQKLNAKIAELASPANSNV; from the exons ATGGGGGAGGTTGAGTTGTCCTGTCTCGCCTATGTGAAGATGTACCTGCACGCTTGTCTGTTTCCACGGTGCAGTGTCAATGGGCTGCTGTTGTCGTCCAGCCCAGCAGGTGGcgctgtgtgtgtgacagactgCGTTCCCTTGCTTCACTCTCACCTACCTTTGGCTCCCATCACCCAGCTGGCTCTCACACAG GTGGATGTATGGTGTGCACAGACACAGCAGAGGATTGTAGGATACTACCAAGCCAACGCCTGTGTGTCAGACAGCAG CCCTACGCCATGTGCATTGAAGATTGCAGACAAGATAGCCGAGCAGTGTAACAATGCAGTTTTGTTAATG ATTGATAGTGGAAAGATGTCTCCTGACTACAGGGTGCCTCCCATCGTGATGTACGAGCGAAAAGACACGCGCTGGACCCTCAAAGACAAACACAT GATAATGCTGCGGCAGTGGGAGGAGACTCGGGAAATAGCCAGCCAGCTGCTGGTCTCTGGAGATCACTCCTTATTAGTGGATTTTGACAGCCATTTGGATGACATCACTAGGGACTGGACAAATCAGAAACTGAATGCCAAAATAGCAGAGCTTGCCTCACCAGCCAATAGTAATGTCTGA
- the LOC121549864 gene encoding interferon regulatory factor 8-like isoform X1, which produces MASGRIRSTRRLRSWMVDQVSSGKYPGLIWDDDARTMFRIPWKHAGKQDFRSEEDGAIFKAWAVFKGKLSEGGRVDPASWKTRLRCALNKSPEFREVPERSQLDISEPYKVYCLVPINEQALGSVQIKGRARARGRKRRSSDSDSEEEVKEEEEEVMVKQTKKEVITPPITMSVQEIEESVLTLQQDQFDQPLVILKSDGTVDEIQVNVTIETVPPPGARDSFHVLVKYIGQEVLKREVIGSDVRIAYLPSSPIPPTLMMGGFPRIPLPDSPSTLTSSPGIGPRLQALSTLLPFMEKGVILTSTGAGVYAKRYCQGRVFWTGPHSTTTGPHKMNRAVEPVLLFDREAFRTELDHFRSYGGDPPQCGITLCFGEEFSATEDPSSKLIITQITLPWAQQQVKEAEDFRESMTYLRDIASQSGDVTINLVPVPYP; this is translated from the exons ATGGCATCTGGGAGAATTCGCTCCACCCGCAGACTACGCTCTTGGATGGTAGACCAG gtcaGCAGTGGGAAGTACCCTGGCCTGATATGGGACGATGACGCCAGGACCATGTTCCGTATCCCCTGGAAACACGCTGGGAAACAGGACTTCCGCAGTGAAGAGGATGGTGCCATCTTCAAG GCATGGGCAGTGTTTAAGGGGAAGTTATCCGAAGGGGGTCGTGTGGACCCTGCCTCCTGGAAGACCCGGCTGCGCTGTGCTCTCAATAAGAGCCCAGAGTTCAGAGAGGTCCCCGAGAGGTCACAGCTAGACATCTCCGAACCATACAAGGTTTACTGCCTTGTACCCATCAATGAacaag CGTTGGGGAGTGTTCAAATAAAGGGCAGAGCCAGAgcaagagggaggaagaggaggagtagcgATTCAGACAGCgaggaggaggtgaaggaggaggaggaggaggttatggtcAAACAGACGAAAAAGGAGGTCATCACCCCCCCGATCACCATG TCTGTTCAGGAGATTGAGGAAAGTGTTCTTACCCTCCAGCAAGACCAGTTCGATCAGCCCTTGGTCATCCTGAAGAGTGATGGGA CGGTCGATGAGATCCAGGTGAACGTCACGATTGAGACCGTTCCTCCCCCTGGAG CACGGGACTCGTTCCATGTCTTAGTGAAATACATAGGACAGGAGGTGCTTAAACGTGAGGTCATAGGCAGCGATGTCCGAATCGCCTACCTGCCCTCATCGCCCATCCCCCCCACCCTGATGATGGGTGGCTTCCCCCGCATCCCCCTCCCAGACTCCCCCTCCACCCTGACCTCCAGCCCTGGCATCGGGCCCCGGCTCCAGGCCCTCTCCACCCTGCTGCCCTTCATGGAGAAAGGGGTGATCCTGACTTCAACGGGGGCAGGGGTCTATGCTAAGCGCTACTGCCAGGGCCGGGTGTTCTGGACAGGGCCACATTCAACCACGACGGGACCCCACAAGATGAACCGTGCTGTGGAGCCCGTGCTGCTCTTTGACAGAGAGGCTTTCAGAACGG AGCTGGACCACTTCCGCAGTTACGGGGGAGACCCTCCTCAGTGTGGCATCACCTTGTGTTTCGGAGAGGAGTTCAGTGCCACAGAGGACCCGTCCAGCAAACTCATCATCACACAG ATAACCCTACCCTGGGCTCAGCAGCAGGTCAAGGAAGCTGAAGACTTCCGGGAGTCAATGACCTACCTACGCGACATAGCCAGCCAATCAGGAGATGTCACCATCAACCTGGTACCAGTGCCTTACCCCTGA